A genomic segment from Eriocheir sinensis breed Jianghai 21 chromosome 46, ASM2467909v1, whole genome shotgun sequence encodes:
- the LOC126980943 gene encoding uncharacterized protein LOC126980943: protein MSHQIFLIQACVTILAVIVMPYGLTHPSPSSSRPNLQPTGSTEQDPANLDDDGALQEGSSTYRIDFLAGFFPPFLRPLPPPPPPKPPRPFPPSLPYKPTISTPPVSPLNHLNEGHLDSLEFQFDFKPPDFFESSGFPRPEEEYFDGPPHHSPYHEEFPASHPHPAHHHEGPDEPAHPHHEDPGHSPPVHHEISLHSPPPQSHHEESQPPPPKPSHFLPPPHPPSPPSNHASPPRRPHLGSIPNSLYRYQVPVKDVHNPRDHIHDDLEPGGFQGLGNTDLEFIKDITNKYISSSSSSSFSSFSSTSSFSL from the coding sequence gCGTGCGTGACGATTCTGGCGGTGATAGTCATGCCGTACGGCCTgacccacccctctccctcctcatccagaCCAAATCTCCAACCCACCGGGAGCACGGAGCAAGATCCAGCAAATCTGGACGACGACGGAGCATTACAAGAGGGTTCAAGCACCTATCGAATTGACTTCCTTGCtggattttttcctccctttctccgtcctcttcctccacctccgccacctaAACCTCCAAGACCTTTCCCTCCAAGCCTTCCATATAAGCCTACTATTTCCACACCTCCAGTTAGCCCTCTAAACCATTTAAATGAAGGGCACCTTGATTCACTAGAGTTTCAGTTTGACTTCAAGCCACCTGACTTCTTCGAGTCATCTGGATTCCCCCGTCCCGAGGAGGAGTACTTTGATGGCCCTCCCCACCATTCTCCCTACCATGAGGAGTTCCCGGCTTCACATCCACACCCAGCTCACCATCATGAGGGACCTGATGAACCCGCTCATCCACACCATGAAGACCCAGGGCATTCTCCTCCAGTCCATCATGAAATTTCCCTTCACAGCCCGCCTCCTCAGTCACACCATGAGGAATCCCAACCTCCGCCCCCCAaaccttctcatttccttcctcctccccatcccccttccccaccctccaatCATGCATCCCCTCCCCGTAGACCCCACTTAGGGTCTATCCCTAACTCATTATATCGTTACCAAGTGCCGGTTAAGGATGTACACAATCCAAGAGACCACATTCATGACGACCTTGAACCCGGTGGTTTCCAAGGACTCGGTAATACCGATCTGGAATTCATCAAAGATATAACAAATAAATACATCTCTTCgagttcatcctcctccttttcctctttctcttccacctcatcaTTCTCTTTGTAA